Below is a window of Acidobacteriota bacterium DNA.
AGCAATTGCCGGACGATCACGCTCCCGTTAGTAACTCCTCAAGCTACCGTCGTTTGCCTCTGCCGACCGCCTTTGCTATAACCCGATCAGCCTTCCGACTCAACTTTGACCGCCAACGACAATCCGCCCCCCGGCTTCGTCTTCCTGGTGCGCAACTGCAGCGGGCAGGAAGAGAAATTCCGCGGAGCCTTCGCGATTCTCGAGAAAGCGATTACGGCACGCGCATTTCCCGGATGCGCGTGCGCGGTATCACTTCGCGGAGAACTCATCTCTCATCACGCCTTAGGACGCTTCACCTACGATCCCTCATCGTCTGCGGTCACCGCGGCCAGCATCTTCGACTTGGCGTCGGTCACGAAAGCCATCGCGACCACGACGATGGCAATGATCCTCTACGAGAGAGGACTCCTCGACCTCGACGCTCCCGTCGCCGCCGTCGTCCCAGAATTTACGAGCAACAACAGCGACCCGCGCCGGCGCGACGTGACATTGCGAATGCTCCTCGCCCACTCCTCGGGACTCCCCGCATACGAAAAACTCTATCAGCGGACGACGACACGCGAAGAACTGCTGGCTGCGGCGTTCACTACCGGTCTGACCGCCGATCCCGGCACTCGCTCCGAGTACAGCGACATCGGCTTCATCGTCCTTGGAATTGCTTTGGAGCGCCTCGCCGACGAACCTCTCGATACGTTCTGCCAACGCGAAATCTTCGGCCCACTCGGCATGGCGCACACGACATTCAATCCACCAAAATCGTGGCGAGACCAGATCGTCCCCACCGCCAACGAAACAGGTAGCCCCGAAAACTCTGCAAGTACATGGCGCGGTCGAATCATCCAAGGCGAAGTGCAGGACGAAAACGCCAGCCTTCTCGGCGGCATTGCCGCACATGCCGGCCTCTTCGCCCCCGTCGAAAACGTCGCTCTCTTTGCTCACACCATGTTGAACGGCGGACGCCCCATTCTCCGCCCCGAAACGGTGGAACTCTTCACCCGCCGCGAAGCCTCGCCGGAAGGAACGTCCCGAGCCCTGGGCTGGGACACCCCCTCCACACCTTCGCAATCCGGAAAATACTTCGGTCCCCGTTCCTACGGCCACCTCGGTTACACCGGCACCTCTCTTTGGATCGATCCCGACCGCCAACTTTCCATCACTTTACTCACTAACCGCACCTGGCCCGATTGCCAGAATCAATCCATCAAACAAGTTCGTCCCACCTTCCACGACGCCATCATCGAAGCGCTCAAATCCCACTGAGAACTCGGAGGTGATTGAGATTTTGAGTGTCTAATGTTTTGACACTGTCATCCTGAGCGAAGCGAAGGACCTGCTGCCCCCTCAATCGCAACCAGTGCCTACGGCAGCCCGAAGCGAACATGGCGGAAATTCCTCGCTCTCCGCTCGTTACAAACCAAACCCTCCCCGCAAAACAATCCCTGCTCACACCCCCGCCCCGCTAAAATGAATTTCAGGAAAACATTGAAATGGACAAGCTAGTCATCCGCGGTGGTGAACCTCTGCTCGGCACCATCCGCACCAGCGGCGCGAAGAATGCCGCGCTCCCCTGCATGGCCGCCGCGCTGCTCACGGACGAACCCGTCATCCTCGAAAACATCCCGCAAGTCCGCGACATCGAAACCACGCGCAAGTTGCTCGCCGCTATGGGCGCCGAAGTTGAACTTGGTTTTGGACGCGCCCAGCACCGCACCACCATCTGCGCGAAAACGCTCAACGCGCCGGAAGCCTCCTACGAACTCGTCAAGACCATGCGCGCCTCCACCCTCGTACTCGGCCCGCTGGTGGCCCGTTGCGGACGCGCCCGCGTGTCTCTGCCCGGCGGTTGTGCCATCGGCGCTCGCCCCATCGACCTGCACATTAAAGGACTCGAACGCCTGGGCGCGAAGATCACGCAGGAACACGGCTATGTCGAAGCCACCGCCGACCGACTGCGCGGCGCCGAAATCGTCTTCGACAAGATCACCGTCACCGGCACCGAAGACCTGCTCATGGCCGCAACTCTAGCCGAGGGTGAAACCGTCATGCAGAACTGCGCTCGCGAGCCTGAAGTTGCCGACCTCGCCGCGCTGCTCAACGCCATGGGTGCGAAGATCGAAGGAGCAGGCACGTCAACCATCCGCGTGCGGGGCGTTGCCAAACTCCACGGAGCGCGCCATCGCATCATCCCCGACCGCATCGAAGCCGGGACGTTCATTATCGCCGGCGCGCTGACGGGGGGAGACCTCAACGTCACCGCCTGCGATCCCAGCCACCTCACTGCTATCTTGCAGAAGCTCAACGAGACCGGCGTCAAGACCGCCGTGAAAGCTGATTCGGTCCGCGTGATGGGCGATCATCCATTCACCGCCGCCGACATGAACACGGAAGAGTATCCCGGCTTCCCCACCGACATGCAGGCGCAATTCATGGCGTTGGCCACGCAGGCTGAGGGCACGTCGGTCATCGCAGAGAATATTTTCGAAAACCGATTCATGCACGCGCAGGAACTGGTCCGCATGGGCGCAAACATCAAGATCGAAGGCCGCCGCGCCATCGTCCGGGGAAAGACTCCCCTCAGCGGAGCAGCGGTGCTCGCCTCTGACCTCCGCGCCTCCGCATCGTTGGTGTTAGCGGCGTTAGTCGCGGACGGAGAGACCATCATTGACCGCGTGTACCACCTCGACCGTGGATACGAAAATATCGAAGAGAAGTTGAAGAGTGTAGGAGCCCAGATCCGCCGCGTTGGCGACATCCTGCCCAAAAAAGCCGCTGCGCCGGTACGACAATAGTACGGAGTGAAAGCCGTCGTTCGCCGTTGGTCCTTCACAGAATTCGTACGTTCTTCGCGGACGGCGGCCTATCCTACTGCCCCTGGCCCATTCCCAGCATCGCCTGCTGGCACGAACTCGACGCATTCAATACTTTGGCGAACGCCGGATCGGCGCGCAATTTCTCCAATAACGGATCGGACACCAGGTTCGAATGAGCGCAATAATTCTGCTCCACCGCGCTCTGCAGCATCCGTAGCGCAGCCTGCTTCTTCCCGCTGTAGGCAAACAGCGCGCCCTGGTAATACCAAATCTCCGGATCAGGCTCCGCCGGCGGATTACTCTCCGCATCCCGTGCCAGCCGGTCCAACTCCGAAGCCGGACGAATCTGCAAAACCGCCTCCAGCAAGTCGCGGTGGAATCGAGGTGCCGTCGGCATGTGCTTGACCGCTTCCCGCGCCTCCGCGACCTTCCCTTCCCGCAGCAGAATCGACGGCCTCACATACGCCGCCCATTCCGATCCCGCGTCGAGCCAGACGTAATCCGCCGCCCGTTTCGTGTTACCCAATTCCATGAACGCCCACGCGCACGATCGAAACTGATAGTTTCCCGGATCAAGCGCGAGCGCCGTATCGCATTCACCCGCGGCCTTCTCCAGCATTCCCGCATAGCGATAGACGTATCCCATCACGAAATGCGCCTGCGCATCCTCCGGCCGCGCCTTCACCAGCGCCAGCGCCGACTGGTACGCCTTTCCTAACTCACCGCGTTCCACGCGATTCGTAATTAACTGCCCGGCGGCGAGGATGCGATTCGGATCCAAAGCCAGCGCTCGTTCATACGCGCTATTGGAGCGCTGAAACATCGCCTCTCCGCCATCCGAGTAGTTCGAATCGTAGTAACACCGCAAGCCGAGCGCCTCCCATGCCGGCGCGTAGTTTGGATCCAGTTCGACCACGCGCTCCAGCACGGTGATTGCATCCTTATTCGGTCCCGGATCGTGCGGGAGCGCCAGGCTATGCAGGTACAAATCGTAAGCCTGCGCATCCTGCGGACGGCTCTGCGTATCCAGCACTCCGCCCGCCGCTCCCAGGCTGGGCAACAATCCCTGACGCACCTGCGCCGCCATCCCCGCCTGCAGCGCGATCAGGTCATCCGCCGGAGCGGTCACATTGCTCTGCCATCGCAGGCGATTGGTGTCGACCTCGATCGCCTCCAGCGTGACCAGCAACTTGTCGCCCTGCTTCAGAAAGTGTCCGGTAAGAATGTTGGCGACGTGAACTTCCTTGCCCACTTTCTGAGGATCGACGTCGTTGGACACATACTTGCGAGTAATCGAAGATGGCCTGACATCGAGTGATCGCGTATAGGTCAGCGTGTTCGCAATTTCGTCTGCCAACGCGAAGCGCAGGAAGTCGACGCTGATGTCGCCATTCATGTTCTGCAGCGGCAACACCGCAATCGTATTCTTTGCCGCCCCTCCGCCCGCTCCCGGACGGCTCTTGAACCACCACGCTCCGACCGCCGTCAATACCGTCACCAGCAGTCCCGCCACCGCAATCAAAATGTAGGTCTGCCACTTGCTTGTCGCCGCGAACGTGTTCGTCGCAATCCGGTACGGCAACGCCGGACGACGGAGCCCGCTCTTCGTCAACCCGGTCTCCGTCTCGCGCTTCAGCGACAGCAA
It encodes the following:
- a CDS encoding beta-lactamase family protein, which encodes MTANDNPPPGFVFLVRNCSGQEEKFRGAFAILEKAITARAFPGCACAVSLRGELISHHALGRFTYDPSSSAVTAASIFDLASVTKAIATTTMAMILYERGLLDLDAPVAAVVPEFTSNNSDPRRRDVTLRMLLAHSSGLPAYEKLYQRTTTREELLAAAFTTGLTADPGTRSEYSDIGFIVLGIALERLADEPLDTFCQREIFGPLGMAHTTFNPPKSWRDQIVPTANETGSPENSASTWRGRIIQGEVQDENASLLGGIAAHAGLFAPVENVALFAHTMLNGGRPILRPETVELFTRREASPEGTSRALGWDTPSTPSQSGKYFGPRSYGHLGYTGTSLWIDPDRQLSITLLTNRTWPDCQNQSIKQVRPTFHDAIIEALKSH
- a CDS encoding protein kinase, with translation MIGQTVSHYHIVGKLGGGGMGVVYEAEDTRLGRHVALKFIPDNLVRDEKALERFLREARTASQLNHPGICTIHDIENGDGQPFIVMEKLDGASLKERIRGNPMELEEILDIGIQVTDALGASHAKGIIHRDIKPANIIVTPTGQAKILDFGLAKLAAGDNATEDSLTAVGVIPGTAVYMSPEQARGEEIDPRSDLFSLGVVLYEMCTGKKPFSGGNVVTTLDAVLNQKPISPLQLNHLLPREMEGIIGRAMEKNKGNRYPNAQSMKGDLLSLKRETETGLTKSGLRRPALPYRIATNTFAATSKWQTYILIAVAGLLVTVLTAVGAWWFKSRPGAGGGAAKNTIAVLPLQNMNGDISVDFLRFALADEIANTLTYTRSLDVRPSSITRKYVSNDVDPQKVGKEVHVANILTGHFLKQGDKLLVTLEAIEVDTNRLRWQSNVTAPADDLIALQAGMAAQVRQGLLPSLGAAGGVLDTQSRPQDAQAYDLYLHSLALPHDPGPNKDAITVLERVVELDPNYAPAWEALGLRCYYDSNYSDGGEAMFQRSNSAYERALALDPNRILAAGQLITNRVERGELGKAYQSALALVKARPEDAQAHFVMGYVYRYAGMLEKAAGECDTALALDPGNYQFRSCAWAFMELGNTKRAADYVWLDAGSEWAAYVRPSILLREGKVAEAREAVKHMPTAPRFHRDLLEAVLQIRPASELDRLARDAESNPPAEPDPEIWYYQGALFAYSGKKQAALRMLQSAVEQNYCAHSNLVSDPLLEKLRADPAFAKVLNASSSCQQAMLGMGQGQ
- the murA gene encoding UDP-N-acetylglucosamine 1-carboxyvinyltransferase codes for the protein MDKLVIRGGEPLLGTIRTSGAKNAALPCMAAALLTDEPVILENIPQVRDIETTRKLLAAMGAEVELGFGRAQHRTTICAKTLNAPEASYELVKTMRASTLVLGPLVARCGRARVSLPGGCAIGARPIDLHIKGLERLGAKITQEHGYVEATADRLRGAEIVFDKITVTGTEDLLMAATLAEGETVMQNCAREPEVADLAALLNAMGAKIEGAGTSTIRVRGVAKLHGARHRIIPDRIEAGTFIIAGALTGGDLNVTACDPSHLTAILQKLNETGVKTAVKADSVRVMGDHPFTAADMNTEEYPGFPTDMQAQFMALATQAEGTSVIAENIFENRFMHAQELVRMGANIKIEGRRAIVRGKTPLSGAAVLASDLRASASLVLAALVADGETIIDRVYHLDRGYENIEEKLKSVGAQIRRVGDILPKKAAAPVRQ